From a single Planctomycetia bacterium genomic region:
- a CDS encoding ParB N-terminal domain-containing protein, producing the protein MKVELRPLDSIRPYENNPRHNDNGIDAVAESLREYGWRQPIVVDEAGVIVVGHTRYKAAQKLGMTEVPVHVATGLSQSQIQAYRIADNQTATLSSWDDDKLTEELLELQKQDYDLDLIGFDQEQLNELLNTPMEGVTDADAIPEPPDAAITQPGDRIILGDHVLLCGDSASATDVDKLLGGATIQLVNTDPPYNVKVEPRSNNAIAAGLSSFETMNHQKLDVARHPEKAQATHKKLRAKDRPLANDFVSEQEFDRLLDAWFGNMARVLDPGRSLYIWGGYANVANYPAPLKRHGIYFSQAIIWDKQHPVLTRKDYMGAHEWCFYCWKEGKAHQFFGPNNATDLWAIKKVNPQSMVHLTEKPVELAARAIEYSSRAGENVLDLFGGSGSTLIACQQLGRKAYLMELDPLYCDIIVQRWEQFTGKKAVRPGGN; encoded by the coding sequence ATGAAAGTAGAACTCCGTCCGCTCGACAGTATTCGTCCCTACGAAAACAACCCCCGCCATAACGATAACGGCATCGATGCGGTAGCCGAATCCCTCCGGGAATATGGCTGGCGACAACCTATCGTCGTGGATGAAGCTGGTGTCATCGTGGTGGGCCATACCCGCTACAAGGCTGCCCAGAAGCTGGGCATGACGGAAGTGCCGGTACATGTCGCGACAGGGTTATCCCAGTCCCAGATTCAGGCCTACCGCATTGCGGACAACCAGACTGCCACGTTAAGCAGTTGGGACGATGACAAGCTGACAGAAGAACTCTTGGAACTGCAGAAGCAGGACTATGACCTCGACCTGATTGGCTTTGACCAGGAACAACTTAACGAATTGCTCAACACACCCATGGAGGGAGTAACCGATGCTGATGCCATCCCCGAACCACCCGATGCCGCTATCACCCAACCTGGTGACCGCATTATCCTGGGTGACCATGTGCTTTTGTGTGGCGATTCGGCTTCCGCCACTGATGTGGACAAGCTGCTTGGTGGCGCAACGATTCAACTGGTAAACACCGACCCGCCGTACAACGTCAAAGTCGAACCGAGAAGCAATAATGCGATTGCGGCGGGGCTGTCTTCGTTTGAGACAATGAATCATCAGAAACTGGACGTGGCACGACACCCCGAGAAAGCTCAAGCCACCCATAAGAAGCTAAGGGCCAAGGACAGACCGCTGGCGAACGACTTTGTGTCCGAGCAGGAGTTCGACCGCCTGCTTGACGCCTGGTTTGGTAATATGGCCCGTGTGCTGGATCCGGGGAGAAGTCTCTATATCTGGGGCGGTTATGCGAACGTGGCCAACTATCCAGCACCACTCAAACGCCATGGTATCTACTTCAGCCAGGCCATCATCTGGGACAAACAGCATCCGGTGCTGACCCGCAAAGACTACATGGGAGCGCATGAGTGGTGTTTCTACTGCTGGAAAGAGGGGAAAGCTCACCAGTTCTTCGGACCCAATAATGCCACCGACTTGTGGGCCATCAAGAAGGTCAATCCCCAGAGCATGGTACATCTGACGGAGAAGCCCGTGGAACTGGCAGCCCGTGCTATTGAGTATTCGAGCAGAGCAGGGGAGAACGTTCTCGACCTCTTCGGTGGCAGTGGTTCCACGCTCATTGCCTGTCAGCAACTGGGACGCAAAGCCTACCTGATGGAACTGGACCCACTTTACTGCGATATTATTGTGCAGCGCTGGGAGCAGTTCACGGGTAAGAAGGCAGTGCGACCAGGAGGGAACTGA
- a CDS encoding sigma-70 family RNA polymerase sigma factor, which yields MTSKITSLSLLERLCQSPDDQAWNRFAAIYQPLIRKWLKTHSRSESDMDDIVQDVLLTVFNKLNQFEHSQRTGAFRAWLRTTTVNRLRLMWRQKRPVSETDEGAFLGALEQLADSQSPLSLQWDREHDAHVAEQLLIQMETEFSPATWQAFRRQVVEGVSARETAQAMELSVNAVLIAKSRVLKRLRELSQGLLD from the coding sequence ATGACATCCAAGATAACATCGTTGAGTTTGCTGGAAAGGCTCTGTCAATCGCCTGATGACCAGGCGTGGAACCGGTTTGCAGCCATCTATCAGCCGCTCATTCGCAAGTGGTTGAAAACGCATTCCCGTTCAGAATCGGACATGGATGACATTGTTCAAGACGTGTTGCTGACGGTTTTCAACAAATTGAATCAATTTGAACATTCACAGCGCACTGGTGCATTTCGTGCCTGGCTGAGAACGACGACGGTGAACCGGTTGCGGTTGATGTGGCGACAAAAACGACCTGTTTCGGAAACGGATGAGGGGGCCTTCCTGGGTGCACTTGAACAATTGGCTGATTCGCAAAGCCCCTTAAGCCTGCAGTGGGATCGAGAGCATGATGCTCATGTAGCTGAGCAACTGCTGATTCAAATGGAAACAGAGTTTTCTCCGGCCACCTGGCAGGCGTTTCGACGACAGGTAGTTGAAGGCGTTTCAGCCCGTGAAACTGCTCAGGCCATGGAACTAAGCGTTAATGCGGTATTGATTGCCAAGTCTCGTGTGCTCAAAAGGTTACGCGAATTAAGCCAGGGGCTGCTTGATTAA